Proteins encoded within one genomic window of Triticum aestivum cultivar Chinese Spring chromosome 2D, IWGSC CS RefSeq v2.1, whole genome shotgun sequence:
- the LOC123053390 gene encoding protein FAR1-RELATED SEQUENCE 11 isoform X2 has protein sequence MERPSSGEDGEGDSPNETRISLETAAAEADDSVPYIGQRFPTHEAAYELYSGFAKQCGFSIRRHRTEGKDGVGKGLTRRYFVCHRAGNTPAKPFDDGAKQQRNRKSSRCGCQAYLRIGRDAGAGGLEWRVTGFSNHHSHELLRQDEMMRIMELEKCVQPGSLPFTEKDVRNLIHSFRRFELEEESVDLLQMCRNVKEKDPNFKYDFTKDANNCVENIAWSYASSIQSYEVFGDAVVLDTTHRLTSIDMTLGIWIGMNNHGMPCFFSCALLREGNLQSFIWALQVFLNFMNRKAPQTVLTDQNMHLKEAVQKELPNTKHALSIGLIASRFPSWFNAVLGRHYNDWENEFYRLHNMESTMDFDLGWSDMVSCYGLHGNRHIASLFASRKLWASPYLRGHFLAGLAALPGISKIKDFIQRLLSAQTCLSRLIEQVAVVVDYKDQAGEQQIAQQNSENTILKTAAPVEGHAAAVFTPYAFYELQDELVEAAHYAYFHLEGNAFLVRHHTKTDGGCNVTWNQKEELISCSCQMFESSGILCRHALRVLTTLNYFQIPDHYLPVRWHRTQPQPSKSLIGGPDHGRSYERVKALQSMVSVLVSEAGKSEERMDLATQEVSVLLSRIRQQPVVPNVSGDSVRRQR, from the exons ATGGAAAGACCCAGCAGCGGGGAGGATGGAGAGGGGGACTCTCCCAACGAGACGAGGATCTCGCTGGagacggcggcggcagaggcggaCGACTCCGTCCCGTACATAGGGCAGCGGTTCCCGACACACGAAGCGGCGTACGAGCTCTACAGCGGGTTCGCAAAGCAGTGCGGGTTCTCGATCCGGCGGCACCGTACGGAGGGGAAGGACGGCGTGGGCAAGGGGCTGACCCGGCGGTACTTCGTGTGCCACCGCGCCGGCAACACGCCAGCGAAGCCCTTCGACGACGGCGCCAAGCAGCAGAGGAACAGGAAGTCCTCTCGCTGCGGCTGCCAGGCGTACCTACGCATTGGCAGGGATGCGGGAGCCGGCGGTCTGGAGTGGCGAGTCACGGGGTTCTCTAACCACCACAGCCATGAGCTCCTCCGGCAGGATGAG ATGATGAGGATAATGGAGCTGGAGAAGTGCGTCCAGCCGGGGAGCCTCCCATTTACTGAGAAGGATGTGAGGAATCTCATACACTCCTTCAGGAGGTTCGAGCTGGAGGAGGAGAGTGTCGACCTGCTTCAGATGTGCAGAAATGTTAAGGAGAAGGATCCCAATTTCAAGTATGACTTCACCAAAGACGCCAACAACTGCGTTGAGAATATCGCCTGGTCGTACGCATCATCGATCCAGTCTTACGAGGTATTTGGTGATGCTGTTGTGTTGGACACCACTCATCGGCTAACTTCTATTGACATGACACTGGGTATTTGGATTGGAATGAACAATCATGGGATGCCTTGCTTCTTCAGTTGCGCGCTTCTGAGGGAAGGAAATCTGCAATCCTTCATATGGGCATTACAG GTATTTCTCAACTTCATGAACAGAAAAGCTCCACAGACAGTATTGACTGATCAAAATATGCATCTCAAAGAAGCAGTTCAAAAGGAGCTACCAAACACAAAGCATGCCCTCTCCATCGGGCTTATTGCATCCAGGTTTCCATCTTGGTTCAATGCAGTTCTCGGGAGACACTATAATGACTGGGAAAACGAGTTCTATAGGCTGCACAACATGGAAAGCACAATGGACTTCGATCTTGGATGGAGTGACATGGTGAGCTGCTATGGATTACATGGAAATAGGCACATTGCTAGCTTATTTGCATCACGGAAGCTTTGGGCATCACCATATTTGAGAGGACATTTTTTGGCAGGGCTGGCTGCTTTGCCGGGAATTTCAAAAATAAAGGATTTCATTCAGCGGTTGTTGAGCGCCCAGACATGCCTATCCCGTTTGATTGAGCAG GTTGCGGTAGTTGTTGACTACAAAGATCAAGCTGGGGAACAACAAATAGCGCAACAAAACTCGGAAAATACAATTCTCAAGACGGCAGCTCCAGTGGAAGGACATGCTGCAGCTGTTTTCACCCCATATGCATTCTATGAGCTACAGGATGAGCTTGTAGAGGCTGCCCATTATGCCTACTTCCACTTGGAAGGGAATGCTTTTCTTGTCCGGCACCATACCAAGACAGATGGCGGTTGCAATGTCACATGGAACCAAAAGGAGGAACTAATTTCTTGCAGCTGCCAAATGTTTGAGTCATCAGGGATCCTCTGCCGGCATGCCCTCCGTGTGCTCACAACGTTAAACTACTTTCAGATCCCGGACCATTACCTTCCTGTCCGATGGCATAGAACCCAGCCACAACCTTCCAAGTCATTGATTGGCGGTCCTGATCATGGCAGATCATATGAAAGGGTGAAAGCGCTCCAGTCCATGGTCTCAGTTCTGGTGAGCGAAGCAGGCAaatcggaggaacggatggatctCGCGACACAGGAGGTCTCTGTCCTACTGTCCCGGATAAGGCAGCAACCTGTTGTGCCGAATGTATCAGGTGATAGTGTTCGTCGGCAGCGGTGA
- the LOC123053390 gene encoding protein FAR1-RELATED SEQUENCE 11 isoform X3 has translation MERPSSGEDGEGDSPNETRISLETAAAEADDSVPYIGQRFPTHEAAYELYSGFAKQCGFSIRRHRTEGKDGVGKGLTRRYFVCHRAGNTPAKPFDDGAKQQRNRKSSRCGCQAYLRIGRDAGAGGLEWRVTGFSNHHSHELLRQDEVRFLPAYRIISNSDRDRILVFAKSGISVQQMMRIMELEKCVQPGSLPFTEKDVRNLIHSFRRFELEEESVDLLQMCRNVKEKDPNFKYDFTKDANNCVENIAWSYASSIQSYELRASEGRKSAILHMGITEAVQKELPNTKHALSIGLIASRFPSWFNAVLGRHYNDWENEFYRLHNMESTMDFDLGWSDMVSCYGLHGNRHIASLFASRKLWASPYLRGHFLAGLAALPGISKIKDFIQRLLSAQTCLSRLIEQVAVVVDYKDQAGEQQIAQQNSENTILKTAAPVEGHAAAVFTPYAFYELQDELVEAAHYAYFHLEGNAFLVRHHTKTDGGCNVTWNQKEELISCSCQMFESSGILCRHALRVLTTLNYFQIPDHYLPVRWHRTQPQPSKSLIGGPDHGRSYERVKALQSMVSVLVSEAGKSEERMDLATQEVSVLLSRIRQQPVVPNVSGDSVRRQR, from the exons ATGGAAAGACCCAGCAGCGGGGAGGATGGAGAGGGGGACTCTCCCAACGAGACGAGGATCTCGCTGGagacggcggcggcagaggcggaCGACTCCGTCCCGTACATAGGGCAGCGGTTCCCGACACACGAAGCGGCGTACGAGCTCTACAGCGGGTTCGCAAAGCAGTGCGGGTTCTCGATCCGGCGGCACCGTACGGAGGGGAAGGACGGCGTGGGCAAGGGGCTGACCCGGCGGTACTTCGTGTGCCACCGCGCCGGCAACACGCCAGCGAAGCCCTTCGACGACGGCGCCAAGCAGCAGAGGAACAGGAAGTCCTCTCGCTGCGGCTGCCAGGCGTACCTACGCATTGGCAGGGATGCGGGAGCCGGCGGTCTGGAGTGGCGAGTCACGGGGTTCTCTAACCACCACAGCCATGAGCTCCTCCGGCAGGATGAGGTGCGTTTTCTCCCGGCGTACCGTATCATCTCGAACTCGGACAGAGACAGGATCTTGGTGTTTGCAAAATCTGGGATCTCTGTGCAGCAGATGATGAGGATAATGGAGCTGGAGAAGTGCGTCCAGCCGGGGAGCCTCCCATTTACTGAGAAGGATGTGAGGAATCTCATACACTCCTTCAGGAGGTTCGAGCTGGAGGAGGAGAGTGTCGACCTGCTTCAGATGTGCAGAAATGTTAAGGAGAAGGATCCCAATTTCAAGTATGACTTCACCAAAGACGCCAACAACTGCGTTGAGAATATCGCCTGGTCGTACGCATCATCGATCCAGTCTTACGAG TTGCGCGCTTCTGAGGGAAGGAAATCTGCAATCCTTCATATGGGCATTACAG AAGCAGTTCAAAAGGAGCTACCAAACACAAAGCATGCCCTCTCCATCGGGCTTATTGCATCCAGGTTTCCATCTTGGTTCAATGCAGTTCTCGGGAGACACTATAATGACTGGGAAAACGAGTTCTATAGGCTGCACAACATGGAAAGCACAATGGACTTCGATCTTGGATGGAGTGACATGGTGAGCTGCTATGGATTACATGGAAATAGGCACATTGCTAGCTTATTTGCATCACGGAAGCTTTGGGCATCACCATATTTGAGAGGACATTTTTTGGCAGGGCTGGCTGCTTTGCCGGGAATTTCAAAAATAAAGGATTTCATTCAGCGGTTGTTGAGCGCCCAGACATGCCTATCCCGTTTGATTGAGCAG GTTGCGGTAGTTGTTGACTACAAAGATCAAGCTGGGGAACAACAAATAGCGCAACAAAACTCGGAAAATACAATTCTCAAGACGGCAGCTCCAGTGGAAGGACATGCTGCAGCTGTTTTCACCCCATATGCATTCTATGAGCTACAGGATGAGCTTGTAGAGGCTGCCCATTATGCCTACTTCCACTTGGAAGGGAATGCTTTTCTTGTCCGGCACCATACCAAGACAGATGGCGGTTGCAATGTCACATGGAACCAAAAGGAGGAACTAATTTCTTGCAGCTGCCAAATGTTTGAGTCATCAGGGATCCTCTGCCGGCATGCCCTCCGTGTGCTCACAACGTTAAACTACTTTCAGATCCCGGACCATTACCTTCCTGTCCGATGGCATAGAACCCAGCCACAACCTTCCAAGTCATTGATTGGCGGTCCTGATCATGGCAGATCATATGAAAGGGTGAAAGCGCTCCAGTCCATGGTCTCAGTTCTGGTGAGCGAAGCAGGCAaatcggaggaacggatggatctCGCGACACAGGAGGTCTCTGTCCTACTGTCCCGGATAAGGCAGCAACCTGTTGTGCCGAATGTATCAGGTGATAGTGTTCGTCGGCAGCGGTGA
- the LOC123053390 gene encoding protein FAR1-RELATED SEQUENCE 11 isoform X1 gives MERPSSGEDGEGDSPNETRISLETAAAEADDSVPYIGQRFPTHEAAYELYSGFAKQCGFSIRRHRTEGKDGVGKGLTRRYFVCHRAGNTPAKPFDDGAKQQRNRKSSRCGCQAYLRIGRDAGAGGLEWRVTGFSNHHSHELLRQDEVRFLPAYRIISNSDRDRILVFAKSGISVQQMMRIMELEKCVQPGSLPFTEKDVRNLIHSFRRFELEEESVDLLQMCRNVKEKDPNFKYDFTKDANNCVENIAWSYASSIQSYEVFGDAVVLDTTHRLTSIDMTLGIWIGMNNHGMPCFFSCALLREGNLQSFIWALQVFLNFMNRKAPQTVLTDQNMHLKEAVQKELPNTKHALSIGLIASRFPSWFNAVLGRHYNDWENEFYRLHNMESTMDFDLGWSDMVSCYGLHGNRHIASLFASRKLWASPYLRGHFLAGLAALPGISKIKDFIQRLLSAQTCLSRLIEQVAVVVDYKDQAGEQQIAQQNSENTILKTAAPVEGHAAAVFTPYAFYELQDELVEAAHYAYFHLEGNAFLVRHHTKTDGGCNVTWNQKEELISCSCQMFESSGILCRHALRVLTTLNYFQIPDHYLPVRWHRTQPQPSKSLIGGPDHGRSYERVKALQSMVSVLVSEAGKSEERMDLATQEVSVLLSRIRQQPVVPNVSGDSVRRQR, from the exons ATGGAAAGACCCAGCAGCGGGGAGGATGGAGAGGGGGACTCTCCCAACGAGACGAGGATCTCGCTGGagacggcggcggcagaggcggaCGACTCCGTCCCGTACATAGGGCAGCGGTTCCCGACACACGAAGCGGCGTACGAGCTCTACAGCGGGTTCGCAAAGCAGTGCGGGTTCTCGATCCGGCGGCACCGTACGGAGGGGAAGGACGGCGTGGGCAAGGGGCTGACCCGGCGGTACTTCGTGTGCCACCGCGCCGGCAACACGCCAGCGAAGCCCTTCGACGACGGCGCCAAGCAGCAGAGGAACAGGAAGTCCTCTCGCTGCGGCTGCCAGGCGTACCTACGCATTGGCAGGGATGCGGGAGCCGGCGGTCTGGAGTGGCGAGTCACGGGGTTCTCTAACCACCACAGCCATGAGCTCCTCCGGCAGGATGAGGTGCGTTTTCTCCCGGCGTACCGTATCATCTCGAACTCGGACAGAGACAGGATCTTGGTGTTTGCAAAATCTGGGATCTCTGTGCAGCAGATGATGAGGATAATGGAGCTGGAGAAGTGCGTCCAGCCGGGGAGCCTCCCATTTACTGAGAAGGATGTGAGGAATCTCATACACTCCTTCAGGAGGTTCGAGCTGGAGGAGGAGAGTGTCGACCTGCTTCAGATGTGCAGAAATGTTAAGGAGAAGGATCCCAATTTCAAGTATGACTTCACCAAAGACGCCAACAACTGCGTTGAGAATATCGCCTGGTCGTACGCATCATCGATCCAGTCTTACGAGGTATTTGGTGATGCTGTTGTGTTGGACACCACTCATCGGCTAACTTCTATTGACATGACACTGGGTATTTGGATTGGAATGAACAATCATGGGATGCCTTGCTTCTTCAGTTGCGCGCTTCTGAGGGAAGGAAATCTGCAATCCTTCATATGGGCATTACAG GTATTTCTCAACTTCATGAACAGAAAAGCTCCACAGACAGTATTGACTGATCAAAATATGCATCTCAAAGAAGCAGTTCAAAAGGAGCTACCAAACACAAAGCATGCCCTCTCCATCGGGCTTATTGCATCCAGGTTTCCATCTTGGTTCAATGCAGTTCTCGGGAGACACTATAATGACTGGGAAAACGAGTTCTATAGGCTGCACAACATGGAAAGCACAATGGACTTCGATCTTGGATGGAGTGACATGGTGAGCTGCTATGGATTACATGGAAATAGGCACATTGCTAGCTTATTTGCATCACGGAAGCTTTGGGCATCACCATATTTGAGAGGACATTTTTTGGCAGGGCTGGCTGCTTTGCCGGGAATTTCAAAAATAAAGGATTTCATTCAGCGGTTGTTGAGCGCCCAGACATGCCTATCCCGTTTGATTGAGCAG GTTGCGGTAGTTGTTGACTACAAAGATCAAGCTGGGGAACAACAAATAGCGCAACAAAACTCGGAAAATACAATTCTCAAGACGGCAGCTCCAGTGGAAGGACATGCTGCAGCTGTTTTCACCCCATATGCATTCTATGAGCTACAGGATGAGCTTGTAGAGGCTGCCCATTATGCCTACTTCCACTTGGAAGGGAATGCTTTTCTTGTCCGGCACCATACCAAGACAGATGGCGGTTGCAATGTCACATGGAACCAAAAGGAGGAACTAATTTCTTGCAGCTGCCAAATGTTTGAGTCATCAGGGATCCTCTGCCGGCATGCCCTCCGTGTGCTCACAACGTTAAACTACTTTCAGATCCCGGACCATTACCTTCCTGTCCGATGGCATAGAACCCAGCCACAACCTTCCAAGTCATTGATTGGCGGTCCTGATCATGGCAGATCATATGAAAGGGTGAAAGCGCTCCAGTCCATGGTCTCAGTTCTGGTGAGCGAAGCAGGCAaatcggaggaacggatggatctCGCGACACAGGAGGTCTCTGTCCTACTGTCCCGGATAAGGCAGCAACCTGTTGTGCCGAATGTATCAGGTGATAGTGTTCGTCGGCAGCGGTGA